Sequence from the Flavobacteriales bacterium genome:
ATTATCAAGGTATTAACCAAGCTCAAATAACTACCTTGCGCAAGCGCGAATCAGCACCATGAACGACCGATACGGACAACTCGTCATCGAGAACATTAAAGTAGCTTTGGGCTCCATCCGAAGCCAATGGTTGCGCGCCATTCTGACTATGCTAATAATCGCCATCGGAATCACCGCGTTAGTGGGAATTCTGACCTCCATCGATGGCATCAAAAGCTCCATCACGAGCAATTTCACCAGCATGGGTGCCAACACGTTCACCATCCGAAATCGTGGAACGAACATCCGCATCGGGCGCGGGGGCAAGAAGCCTAAGAACTACGAACGCATCACGTATCGCGAAGCAGAGCGTTTTCAGGAAACGTTCGAGTTTCCAGCCTTGGTGAGTGTTTCGGCCGCTGCATCATTTGCAGCAACGGTAAAACATGGCTCTGAAAAAACCCAACCCAACATCAACGTCATGGGCTGCGATGCGAATTACTTTGCAGCCAGCGGGTACGAAATTGTTGAGGGTCGGAATTTCAACGAAACGGAACTGCGCTTCGGAATTCCGGTGATCATTATCGGTTCGGAGATCAAAAAAGTGCTGTTCCCTGGCAAGATCGACCCTGTCGGAAAGGAGGTTTCAGTAGGAGCGAACAAATACAAGGTAATCGGTGTGCTGGCTGAAAAAGGTTCGAGCATGGGTTTTGGTGGGGATAAGACCTGCATGATAACGCTGACCAATGCCCGACAACATTTTCTACGTCCCAAAACATCATTTACTATAAGCGTTCTGTCGGATAATGTGGCTTCGCTGGAAAGTGCCATCAGTGAGGCAACAGGCACTTTCCGCGTGGTTCGCGGAGTGCGTGCCGGACAAGAAAACAACTTTGAGGTTGTTCGTAGCGACAACCTTTCAAAAATGTTGGTCGACAACCTTTACGAGGTACAGGTTGCGGGATTTCTCATTGGCATCATTACGTTGATGGGTGCGGCCATCGGCCTGATGAACATCATGCTTGTTTCCGTTACGGAACGAACGCGCGAAGTGGGTGTTCGGAAAGCGCTTGGTGCCACCAAAGCCTTCATCCAACTTCAGTTTTTGGTAGAAGCCGTTTCCATTTCCATTATCGGAGGATTGGCTGGTATTGTGTTCGGAATCGCCATCGGTAACGGAGTTTCAAGCTTCATCGGTGGTGGGTTCATCATTCCTTGGCTTTGGATCATCACAGGTGTGATCATCTGTTTTGTAGTGGGAGTGATCTCTGGAATTTATCCTGCCATCAAGGCATCGAACTTGGATCCGATTGAGAGTTTGAGGTTTGAGTAAGTTGACTGAGTTGATAAAGTTGACAGAGAGATAGAGTTGTTTCACAGAGACAAACGGAGAAACACAGAGTTGCACAGAGCCCAAATCGCAGATTGCCAATTGTCTATCGCAAATAAAAATCCCCGACCAGTTTCCTGATCGGGGATTTTTCATCTCTAATACTGTAGGAATTACTCCGCTACGACTTCGAATTCGAATTCGCCTTCAACTTCTTTGTGAAGTCGAACAGAAGCGGTGTACTTACCAAGGGTTTTCACAGTGCTTTCTTTCAGGCCAACCTTCTTACGGTCAACATCTGCACCTGTAGCGGCCTTGATAGCCTCAGCAACCTGAATG
This genomic interval carries:
- a CDS encoding FtsX-like permease family protein, translated to MNDRYGQLVIENIKVALGSIRSQWLRAILTMLIIAIGITALVGILTSIDGIKSSITSNFTSMGANTFTIRNRGTNIRIGRGGKKPKNYERITYREAERFQETFEFPALVSVSAAASFAATVKHGSEKTQPNINVMGCDANYFAASGYEIVEGRNFNETELRFGIPVIIIGSEIKKVLFPGKIDPVGKEVSVGANKYKVIGVLAEKGSSMGFGGDKTCMITLTNARQHFLRPKTSFTISVLSDNVASLESAISEATGTFRVVRGVRAGQENNFEVVRSDNLSKMLVDNLYEVQVAGFLIGIITLMGAAIGLMNIMLVSVTERTREVGVRKALGATKAFIQLQFLVEAVSISIIGGLAGIVFGIAIGNGVSSFIGGGFIIPWLWIITGVIICFVVGVISGIYPAIKASNLDPIESLRFE